Proteins from a single region of Apium graveolens cultivar Ventura chromosome 7, ASM990537v1, whole genome shotgun sequence:
- the LOC141673363 gene encoding uncharacterized protein LOC141673363 codes for MEASKIEMSKTKEVVGLSYPILTRGNYTTWAIKMRVFMQAHGVWDAIEPKDLKATVEERKDKIAFAAVYQGIPEDLLLSIAEKTTTREAWEAIKTMCLGTDRVKKANVQTLKAKFESLKMKDTEQLDEFCIKLNRLVANIRALGESIDEGYVVKKLPRAVPKKFLQIASTIEQFGDLDTMSVEEAVGSLKAHEERLKGQGEHSRGQQLLLTEEGWLKKEKEEGQLLFTREEWLRRSSLKSKGNGSDFKTKEENREQRLEANLAQALDDEPALLMVEYRGDKVLLNESRVKPKLRTEVEDKQGGSDVWYLDNGASNHMTGEKSKFRELDEKVIGQVRFGDGSTVDIRGKGSIFFKCKDGEERMFKDVYFIPSLCNNILSLGQLSEEGNRVVIHGDFLWVYDKIERLLMKVKRSGNKPYRVVAKTVDSSCLVSKEEEEAWLWNSRLGHVNFQALNLMTRNKMVDGVPKIIQPREVCTGCLMAKQSKKSFPAQSSF; via the exons ATGGAAGCGAGTAAGATAGAGATGAGCAAGACAAAGGAGGTAGTGGGTCTCAGTTATCCCATTCTGACGCGAGGGAACTATACGACATGGGCAATTAAAATGAGAGTTTTCATGCAGGCCCATGGAGTATGGGATGCTATTGAGCCTAAGGATCTAAAGGCTACGGTGGAGGAGAGAAAGGACAAGATTGCTTTTGCTGCTGTGTACCAGGGAATACCTGAAGACTTACTCTTGTCTATTGCAGAAAAGACCACGACGAGAGAGGCATGGGAAGCTATAAAAACTATGTGTCTGGGCACCGACCGCGTGAAGAAGGCAAATGTTCAAACCTTAAAAGCTAAATTTGAATCCCTAAAGATGAAAGATACAGAACAACTTGATGAGTTTTGTATCAAACTGAATAGATTGGTAGCGAATATACGGGCACTAGGGGAGTCTATTGACGAAGGATATGTGGTAAAGAAACTTCCCAGGGCAGTGCCAAAGAAATTTCTACAAATAGCCTCCACAATCGAGCAATTTGGGGACTTGGATACGATGTCAGTCGAAGAAGCGGTTGGGTCCTTGAAGGCCCATGAAGAACGCTTAAAGGGTCAAGGTGAACATAGTAGAGGACAACAACTATTACTTACTGAGGAAGGATGGTTGAAAAAGGAAAAGGAAGAAGGACAACTGTTGTTTACCAGAGAAGAATGGCTCAGGAGATCGAGCTTGAAAAGCAAAGGAAATGGCAGCGATTTTAAGACCAAAGAAGAAAATCGAG AGCAACGTCTGGAGGCTAATTTGGCTCAGGCTCTAGATGACGAACCAGCGTTGTTGATGGTGGAATATCGAGGTGACAAGGTGCTGCTAAATGAGAGCAGGGTTAAGCCAAAGTTGAGGACAGAAGTCGAGGATAAGCAAGGAGGATCTGATGTATGGTACTTGGACAACGGAGCGAGTAATCATATGACCGGGGAGAAATCAAAATTCAGAGAATTGGATGAAAAGGTGATTGGTCAGGTACGCTTTGGTGATGGATCGACAGTCGACATACGAGGTAAAGGTTCGATATTTTTTAAATGCAAAGATGGTGAGGAGAGAATGTTTAAAGATGTTTACTTTATACCCAGTTTGTGTAATAACATACTGAGCTTAGGGCAATTATCTGAAGAGGGCAATCGAGTTGTAATACACGGTGATTTTTTGTGGGTCTATGATAAGATTGAACGACTACTAATGAAGGTTAAAAGATCAGGAAACAAACCATACAGGGTTGTGGCAAAAACTGTTGATTCGAGTTGTTTGGTGTcaaaggaggaggaagaagcgtGGCTCTGGAACTCACGCCTTGGCCACGTTAACTTCCAAGCTTTGAATCTAATGACAAGGAACAAGATGGTTGACGGTGTACCAAAGATTATACAGCCCAGGGAAGTGTGTACGGGGTGTCTAATGGCGAAGCAGAGTAAGAAAAGTTTCCCTGCACAGTCAAGTTTTTGA